The sequence below is a genomic window from Photobacterium atrarenae.
CATTCGTAGATCTGGGCGGTGTTGACGGCCTGCTGCACATCACTGACATGGCTTGGAAACGCGTTAAGCACCCATCAGAAATCGTTAATGTTGGCGACGAAATCAACGTTAAGGTTCTGAAGTTCGACCGTGAGCGTACTCGCGTATCTCTGGGTCTGAAGCAACTGGGTGAAGATCCATGGGTTGCTATCGCGAAGCGTTACCCAGAAGGCACTAAGCTGTCTGGCCGCGTAACCAACCTGACTGACTACGGCTGCTTCGTTGAAATCGAAGAAGGTGTTGAAGGTCTGGTACACGTTTCTGAAATGGACTGGACTAACAAGAACATCCACCCATCTAAAGTTGTTAACGTGGGTGACGAAGTTGAAGTTATGGTTCTGGACATCGACGAAGAGCGTCGTCGTATCAGCCTAGGTCTGAAACAGTGTAAAGCGAACCCATGGCAGTCATTTGCAGAAATGCAAGCTAAGGGCGACCGCGTAACTGGTAAGATCAAGTCTATCACTGACTTCGGTATCTTCATCGGTCTTGAAGGCGGTATCGACGGTCTGGTTCACCTGTCTGACATTTCTTGGAATGTTGCAGGCGAAGAAGCTGTTCGTGACTTCAAGAAAGGCGACGAAATCTCTGCAGTTGTTCTGGCTGTTGACGCTGAGCGTGAGCGTATTTCTCTGGGCATCAAGCAAATCGAAGAAGACCCGTTCAACGGCTTCGTTGCTGTGAACAAGAAAGGCGCTCTGGTAACAGGTACTGTGACTGCTGTTGACGCGAAAGGCGCAACTGTTGAGCTGGCTGAAGGCGTTGAAGGCTACCTGCGCGCTTCTGAAGCATCTGTTGACCGTGTTGAAGACGCAACTCTGGTTCTGTCTGTTGGCGATTCTGTTGAAGCGAAATTCACAGGCGTTGATCGTAAGAACCGCGTAATCAACCTGTCTGTACGTGCGAAAGACGTTGCTGAAGAGCAAGAAGCAATGGCTGCCCTGAACAAGCAAGACGATGCTTCGTTCGGTAGCGCAATGGCTGACGCTTTCAAAGCGGCTAAAGGCGAATAATTGAGCATAGGGGGAACACTTTTCCCCCTAAGCGGTTATACTATTGAGAAACATACTAAAAACGGAGTGTGTATGACAAAGTCTGAATTAATTGAAAGGCTGTGCAGTCAACAAACACATCTTTCTGCGAAACAAGTAGAAGATGCAATCAAGGAAATCCTTGAGCATATGGCGACCACCCTCGCAGAGGGCGACCGTATCGAAATCCGTGGCTTTGGTAGCTTCTCCTTGCATTACCGTGCTCCACGCGTTGGGCGTAATCCCAAGACCGGGGACAAGGTTGAGTTAGACGGTAAGTACGTCCCTCACTTTAAACCGGGCAAAGAGTTACGTGATCGCGTGAATGCTGCTTACGCAGCGAATTAAACGCATTTAGAACAAAAAAACGGCATGCTGAAAGGTATGCCGTTTTTTTATGTCTATTGATCATGGTCTGATGTGTGAAAATCTTGCATAATCAACCCATCAACTATCGATCAAGTAAGAAGGATTTACGATGAAGATAATAAGCATTCTTGTTTTAGTGGTCTGCTTTCTCATTACGCTGGCGTTGGGGGCGCAAAACCAACAGTTAGTGAATTTTGATTATCTGATTGCTCAGGGTGAGTTCCAGATGTCGACCCTGCTCGGGATTGCCTTTGGTGCCGGTTTTGCCATTGGCTGGCTGATTTGCGGCATGCTGTATCTGAAAGCGCGTTTTTCAAGAAATCGCCTGAGCAAGAAAGTTGCGAAGCAACAGAAAGAGCTCGAGCAGCTGCGTGCTGAGCCTGTAAAGGAATAAACATTAATGCTAGAGCTGTTGTTTCTGTTATTGCCAATTGCCGCCGCCTACGGCTGGTATATGGGTAACAGGAGCGCTAGTAATAAACAACAGGAGCAGTCTCACCACATGTCACGCCAGTATGTGACTGGCTTGAACCTGCTGTTATCTGATCAGTCAGATAAAGCGGTGGACGTGTTTATTGAACTGCTCCAGGTTGACAGTGAAA
It includes:
- a CDS encoding LapA family protein, with protein sequence MKIISILVLVVCFLITLALGAQNQQLVNFDYLIAQGEFQMSTLLGIAFGAGFAIGWLICGMLYLKARFSRNRLSKKVAKQQKELEQLRAEPVKE
- the ihfB gene encoding integration host factor subunit beta; protein product: MTKSELIERLCSQQTHLSAKQVEDAIKEILEHMATTLAEGDRIEIRGFGSFSLHYRAPRVGRNPKTGDKVELDGKYVPHFKPGKELRDRVNAAYAAN
- the rpsA gene encoding 30S ribosomal protein S1, which produces MIESFAQLFEESLKEVETRQGAIVKGTVVAIENGYVLVDAGLKSESSIPADEFKNAAGELEIEIGAEVDVALDAVEDGFGETKLSREKAKRHEAWIQLEKAYEDAETVVGIINGKVKGGFTVELNGIRAFLPGSLVDVRPVRDTAHLENKELEFKVIKLDQKRNNVVVSRRAVIESENSVERDELLASLQEGMEVKGIVKNLTDYGAFVDLGGVDGLLHITDMAWKRVKHPSEIVNVGDEINVKVLKFDRERTRVSLGLKQLGEDPWVAIAKRYPEGTKLSGRVTNLTDYGCFVEIEEGVEGLVHVSEMDWTNKNIHPSKVVNVGDEVEVMVLDIDEERRRISLGLKQCKANPWQSFAEMQAKGDRVTGKIKSITDFGIFIGLEGGIDGLVHLSDISWNVAGEEAVRDFKKGDEISAVVLAVDAERERISLGIKQIEEDPFNGFVAVNKKGALVTGTVTAVDAKGATVELAEGVEGYLRASEASVDRVEDATLVLSVGDSVEAKFTGVDRKNRVINLSVRAKDVAEEQEAMAALNKQDDASFGSAMADAFKAAKGE